A stretch of the Teredinibacter haidensis genome encodes the following:
- a CDS encoding phosphoribosyl-ATP diphosphatase: MSDVLAALDNVLAERKAQANPEASYVAQLHYKGLNKILEKVGEECTETLIAAKDVATDGTTDKLVYETADLWFHSMVMLSHLGVGSSDVLKELARRFDLSGLEEKASRAG, encoded by the coding sequence TGGCGGAGCGGAAAGCACAAGCCAACCCAGAAGCGTCCTATGTCGCTCAACTACACTACAAAGGGCTGAATAAAATTCTGGAAAAGGTCGGAGAGGAATGTACAGAAACCCTGATCGCCGCAAAAGATGTTGCCACCGATGGCACAACCGATAAACTGGTTTACGAAACTGCCGATTTATGGTTTCACTCCATGGTTATGCTCTCTCACCTCGGTGTCGGCTCATCCGATGTACTTAAAGAACTGGCCCGTCGTTTCGATCTCTCCGGGCTAGAAGAAAAAGCCAGCAGAGCTGGTTAA
- the tatA gene encoding twin-arginine translocase TatA/TatE family subunit, with the protein MGLGGISIWQLLIVLVIVLLLFGTKRLRGLGGDLGGAIKGFKKAVSDDDKQDADADADADADAKKVETNDSTVNETKTREKPEKTEKTESK; encoded by the coding sequence ATGGGCTTAGGTGGCATTAGCATTTGGCAACTTCTGATTGTTCTTGTAATTGTACTTTTACTGTTTGGCACCAAGCGGCTGCGCGGTCTTGGTGGCGACTTGGGTGGCGCTATCAAAGGCTTTAAAAAGGCCGTCAGCGACGACGACAAACAGGATGCGGATGCGGATGCGGATGCGGATGCGGATGCGAAAAAAGTAGAAACGAACGATTCCACTGTCAACGAAACCAAAACCAGAGAAAAACCCGAGAAAACTGAGAAGACCGAGAGCAAATAG
- the tatB gene encoding Sec-independent protein translocase protein TatB → MFDMGFLEIMVIVVIGLVVIGPERLPGAIKTCAIWISVVRRNITAARTEFEKQIGADDIRREIHNEQVLSSLRAAKAKKDELQQQILGDQQAQSPATGDAGATVEHSEGETAPTTGEAGAMAESSQDDTEPRADKKTSNI, encoded by the coding sequence ATGTTCGATATGGGTTTTCTGGAAATCATGGTGATCGTCGTTATTGGGCTGGTGGTAATAGGCCCGGAGCGCCTGCCCGGTGCCATAAAAACTTGTGCCATCTGGATAAGTGTCGTACGCCGCAATATTACCGCTGCCCGCACAGAATTTGAAAAGCAGATTGGGGCCGATGATATTCGCCGCGAAATTCATAACGAGCAGGTATTGTCCTCGTTGCGAGCGGCCAAGGCAAAAAAAGACGAGCTGCAACAACAAATCCTTGGCGACCAACAAGCTCAGTCACCAGCAACAGGGGACGCTGGCGCTACCGTAGAGCATTCTGAAGGCGAAACCGCACCAACAACGGGGGAAGCTGGCGCAATGGCAGAGAGCTCCCAAGACGACACCGAACCAAGAGCGGATAAAAAAACCTCGAATATATGA